From the Deinococcus arcticus genome, one window contains:
- a CDS encoding protein phosphatase 2C domain-containing protein, translated as MTSTSERLRGDRAFGASVAGPAHVAADLANQDAWTWTRWRTNYGTVHCAVVCDGLGSRPHAREGARAGVRAAKRAARQWSRAPGAPVGLLVRLLEVLWRLEVAPLPADDCATTCLLALALPDGLEWRLILLALGDGLAAVDSPEGLRTLGGRAEEHFTNTTVGLGTPHHMNDWQVHDMKTSGQVRVLLLSDGIADDVPEHHVPDLLQWLTGLEDRPAAARGQALRRALRQWPVPGHSDDKTVVYLRIGGVEA; from the coding sequence ATGACCTCGACCTCTGAGCGCCTGCGCGGCGACCGGGCGTTCGGCGCTTCAGTGGCCGGTCCTGCGCACGTCGCAGCTGACCTTGCCAATCAGGACGCCTGGACCTGGACCCGATGGCGGACCAATTACGGGACCGTGCACTGCGCGGTGGTCTGCGACGGACTCGGGTCCCGCCCGCATGCCCGGGAAGGCGCGCGGGCCGGCGTGCGGGCCGCGAAACGAGCCGCGCGTCAGTGGAGCCGCGCGCCGGGTGCACCTGTCGGCCTGCTGGTGCGGCTCCTGGAAGTCCTCTGGCGGCTGGAAGTCGCGCCGCTGCCGGCCGACGACTGCGCGACCACCTGCCTGCTGGCCCTGGCCCTGCCGGACGGCCTGGAGTGGCGCCTGATCCTCCTGGCGCTCGGGGATGGCCTGGCGGCGGTCGACAGTCCGGAGGGGCTGCGGACCCTCGGTGGCCGCGCGGAGGAACACTTCACTAACACCACGGTGGGGCTCGGCACGCCCCATCACATGAACGACTGGCAGGTACACGACATGAAGACGTCCGGGCAAGTCCGCGTACTGCTGCTGTCAGACGGGATTGCCGATGATGTGCCGGAACACCACGTCCCTGACCTCCTGCAGTGGCTGACCGGCCTGGAGGATCGCCCGGCCGCCGCCCGGGGGCAGGCCCTGCGCCGCGCGCTCAGGCAGTGGCCAGTACCTGGACACAGTGACGACAAGACCGTGGTGTACCTGCGGATAGGGGGAGTTGAGGCGTGA